The DNA window CTTGGGAATTTGTTCAATAAGGAGGCGTTAGTTGAGGCGTTGTTGATGAAAAAGGTACCTAAGGAGTTTTGGTATATAAAAGGTTTGAAGGATATGATCGCGGTCGAGTTGGATGTGATTCCTGGGTTGGAGGATGAGAGAGGGAGTCGGACCGGGGCAAAGTTTCAGTGCCCTATAACGGGGTTGGAGTTCAATGGGAAGTATAAGTTTTTCGCGTTGAGGTCATGTGGACATGTGCTGAGTGCGAAGGCATTGAAGGAGGTTAAGTCGTCAGCATGTTTGGTGTGTCATAAAGAGTTCTCTGAAAGTGATAAGATGCCGATCAATGGGAATGAAGAGGAAGTGACGGTTTTGAGAGAAAGAATGGAAGCAGAAAGGGTTAATATAAAGGATAAGAAGGTAAAGAAGGTGAAGACTGGGGGTTTGGTGGCTAATCGTGCTGAGGATGGGTCAGTGGGATTGCCAAGGTTGAGTGGGACAAAACATGGAATTGATACTAAGGTACCTGACAAGGCTTCAGCCAAAGTGGAAGGAAATTCCAAGCTCGTGTCGACTGGCAAAGTTGAGACGAATGGAAcagctaagagattcaaggcTGTTGATGCTGCCCCAGCTAATGCCACGAAGGAAGTATATGCATCTATTTTTACTTCATCAAGAAAGTCTGACTTCAAAGAGACGTTTACATGCAGGTCACTGCCACTTGGGAGAAATTAATTGAGGTGGGATTGTTAAGGTGATCTTGTAGTGTTGTTTAGTTGCATTGTAACCTGGGACTATATattgatgaagaaaatgaatTGTTTCCTCTGGTTATTAGCTGCTGTGATTTGCTATACGGAAGCTTTCTGTTGATGTATCATATTAGCAGTGATTGTACTGTGAATAATTACATTGATGACTTGCTTCCCTGATTTATGGAGTTAGATCTGTTTCTTGTGGTAATATA is part of the Coffea eugenioides isolate CCC68of chromosome 6, Ceug_1.0, whole genome shotgun sequence genome and encodes:
- the LOC113773333 gene encoding protein RTF2 homolog, producing the protein MITKTQKFQVFIQSPELQIPTQALNFENPNPNFTLQDLKSSLFAKAHQNLSSLYFTLNGKPLSDSTKLPNSQIAPLSTLTLRCRLLGGGGDGGATGAESRDCYLNMYAIKKPDKVDPNETRLSKWLNCAISNEPLKRPVVIDKLGNLFNKEALVEALLMKKVPKEFWYIKGLKDMIAVELDVIPGLEDERGSRTGAKFQCPITGLEFNGKYKFFALRSCGHVLSAKALKEVKSSACLVCHKEFSESDKMPINGNEEEVTVLRERMEAERVNIKDKKVKKVKTGGLVANRAEDGSVGLPRLSGTKHGIDTKVPDKASAKVEGNSKLVSTGKVETNGTAKRFKAVDAAPANATKEVYASIFTSSRKSDFKETFTCRSLPLGRN